AAGAGGCGTTTATTGTGGTAGGATAGGAAAAACTGAATCATACAGGCCGATTGGATAACCAAAGGCTAAAGAATGTTTTTTTAAGCATTCTTTAGCCTTTTTTATTTTTGTCGATATGAACATAGGTAAGTCGACGACAACGAGACCTTATGAAAAAAGGTCCGTAAAGGAATTGTAATTTCAAAGTTGGTGGACCACAGCAGGTCAGAACAAAAAAGGGAGGATAAAACATGAAGTTTGCAAAAGTGGGAATCATCGCGGGAGTCTTAGCCGGCATGGTGCTTGGTTTGTCAGGCTGCTCCTCGCAGCAAGCCTCGGAAAGCAAGAATGTTAAAGTCCGGATTGCTTTATTTCCTAATATCACCCATTCACAGGGGCTGGTTGGCAAAGGCGAGGGCCGTTTTGAGAAAGCCTTGGGTGAAGGCAATCAGGTGGAATGGAAAATATTTAACGCCGGCCCTTCGGAGATAGAGGCCTTATTTGCCGGTGAAGTGGATATCGGTTATATCGGACCAGGACCTGCCATTACCGGCTATGTTAAATCCAAGGGAGATTTGCAAATTATCGCCGGAGCAACAGATGCCGGTTCCGTGCTGGTTTCACGCAGCGGACTGATTATTAAAGATTTAAAAGAGCTTAGCGGCAAAAGAATTGCGGTGCCGCAATTTGGTAATACCCAGGACTTATCTTTGCGCAATATTCTTTTGGAAAATGGCTTGCAGGACACCACCAAAGGCGGAACAGTTGAGATTCGTCAAGCCGACAATCCGGATATTAAAACGCTGCTGGATCAGGGCGCGGTTGATGCGGCACTGGTGCCTGAACCCTGGGGCACCCGCCTGATTAAAGAAGTAAAGGCCAATCTGGTGCTGGATGAAAAACAAGTTTGGCGAAATGGCAAGTATACTACGGCTGTAGTCATTGCCAGGACTTCCTTTATCAAGGAACATCCTGATTTGGTGGAAAAGTTCCTGCGGACCCATGTGGAATTGACGTCGTATATTAATGAAAATCAGGCTCAGGCCCAGGAAACGCTGAATGACCAGATTAAAGCGATTACGCAGAAACCGCTGGGCAAAGACCTGTTGGCCGATTCGTTTAAGCGCTTAACCGTAACCTACGATCCTCAGAAAGAGTCGGT
The sequence above is drawn from the Propionispora hippei DSM 15287 genome and encodes:
- a CDS encoding aliphatic sulfonate ABC transporter substrate-binding protein; this translates as MKFAKVGIIAGVLAGMVLGLSGCSSQQASESKNVKVRIALFPNITHSQGLVGKGEGRFEKALGEGNQVEWKIFNAGPSEIEALFAGEVDIGYIGPGPAITGYVKSKGDLQIIAGATDAGSVLVSRSGLIIKDLKELSGKRIAVPQFGNTQDLSLRNILLENGLQDTTKGGTVEIRQADNPDIKTLLDQGAVDAALVPEPWGTRLIKEVKANLVLDEKQVWRNGKYTTAVVIARTSFIKEHPDLVEKFLRTHVELTSYINENQAQAQETLNDQIKAITQKPLGKDLLADSFKRLTVTYDPQKESVIGFSKLSAAAGFVKEEPDLKNLFNFTILNKVLKEKGLPTVEE